The following are encoded together in the Gadus chalcogrammus isolate NIFS_2021 chromosome 2, NIFS_Gcha_1.0, whole genome shotgun sequence genome:
- the LOC130400055 gene encoding cytosolic sulfotransferase 3-like: MSADTTPRPPRPTLSDFHGVSMVHYFTDNWEKVQNFKARPDDILVATYPKAGTTWASYILDLLYFSLRQPDRMTSAPIYERVPFLEMHIPNFMTGTDFADNLDTTPRLIKTHLPVQLVPKSFWEQKCRVVYVARNAKDNAVSYFHFDRMNFAHPEPGDWNSYLQRFMDGKMVFGSWYDHVTGWWERKQSCPEIHYMFFEDMVEDTGREIEKLCSFLGLGSTAEEKQQIRDLVQFDTMKKDDMANYSTVPVMDFKVSPFMRKGKVGDWKNHFTTTQNEQFDEDYKKKMKNTTLQFRTEV, translated from the exons ATGTCCGCAGACACG ACCCCGCGGCCTCCTCGGCCGACTCTATCGGATTTCCACGGAGTCTCAATGGTCCATTACTTCACAGACAACTGGGAGAAGGTCCAAAACTTTAAGGCCAGACCAGATGATATCCTCGTCGCAACATACCCAAAAGCAG GAACTACATGGGCCTCCTACATTCTTGACCTTTTGTATTTTTCTCTGAGACAGCCCGATCGTATGACATCCGCCCCTATTTATGAGAGAGTACCTTTCCTGGAGATGCATATACCAAACTTTATGACCG GAACCGATTTTGCCGACAATCTGGACACTACTCCTCGTCTCATCAAAACACATCTACCTGTCCAGTTGGTTCCAAAGTCCTTTTGGGAACAGAAGTGCAGG GTAGTGTATGTGGCCCGTAACGCTAAAGACAATGCAGTGTCTTATTTCCACTTCGACCGCATGAACTTCGCCCATCCAGAGCCAGGAGACTGGAACAGCTACCTCCAGAGATTCATGGATGGAAAGA TGGTGTTTGGATCGTGGTATGACCATGTGACCGGCTGGTGGGAGAGGAAGCAGTCTTGTCCTGAAATCCACTACATGTTCTTTGAAGATATGGTCGAG GACACTGGACGAGAGATAGAGAAGTTGTGCTCCTTTCTGGGTTTGGGTTCGACAGCCGAAGAGAAGCAACAGATCCGAGACCTGGTGCAGTTTGATACCATGAAGAAAGACGACATGGCCAACTACTCAACGGTGCCGGTGATGGACTTCAAGGTCTCTCCCTTCATGAGAAAAG GGAAGGTTGGTGACTGGAAAAACCACTTCACTACGACCCAGAACGAACAGTTTGACGAAGACTacaagaagaagatgaagaatacCACGCTACAGTTCCGCACTGAAGTTTGA